In Gossypium raimondii isolate GPD5lz chromosome 12, ASM2569854v1, whole genome shotgun sequence, a single window of DNA contains:
- the LOC105764383 gene encoding protein CHROMATIN REMODELING 19, protein MKRVLDESSDDGWENHSFKPSRVSKKSPNPPPIKSFSFNSQSHTNYSGQSSDDCVEIQQLEDDGVSNLEDDDVEAEDVARPVNRVRRFVVDDDEEDNENACSDEVFDVESSEEMEELQEDDVVGKALQKCAKISTELRKELYGSSAASCERYAEVEASSVRIVTQNDVDVACGAADSGFQPVLKPYQLVGVNFLLLLHRKGIGGAILADEMGLGKTIQAITYLTLLKHLKNDPGPHLIVCPASVLENWERELKKWCPSFSVLQYHGAGRAAYSKELSSLSKAGLPPPFNVLLVCYSLFERHSVQQKDDRKILKRWHWSCVLMDEAHALKDKNSYRWKNLMSVARNAKQRLMLTGTPLQNDLHELWSLLEFMMPDLFATEDVDLKKLLNAEDRELVGRMKSILGPFILRRLKSDVMQQLVPKMQRVEHVIMEKQQEDAYREAIEEYRTISRARIAKLSESDMNNIVGILPQRQISNYFVQFRKIANHPLLVRRIYNDEDVVCFARRLHSMGVFECTLDRVIEELKNYNDFSINRLLIRYGITGGKGTLSDEYVMLSAKCQALAKLLPSLKRSGHRVLIFSQWTSMLDILEWTLDVIGVTYKRLDGSTQVTDRQTIVDDFNNDTSIFACLLSTRAGGQGLNLTGADTVIIHDLDFNPQIDRQAEDRCHRIGQIRPVTIYRLVTKGTVDENVYEIAKRKLTLDAAVLESGIDIENEGDTSEKTMGQILTSLLMN, encoded by the exons atgaagcGCGTTTTGGACGAAAGTTCAGACGATGGATGGGAAAATCATTCTTTCAAGCCTTCCCGGGTTTCAAAGAAAAGCCCTAACCCTCCTCCAATCAAATCTTTCTCTTTCAATTCCCAATCTCACACTAATTATTCCGGCCAAAGCAGCGACGATTGCGTCGAAATCCAACAGTTGGAGGACGACGGGGTCTCCAACTTGGAAGACGACGATGTTGAAGCCGAGGATGTCGCCCGGCCTGTCAACCGTGTCCGTCGATTCGTGGTTGACGACGACGAGGAAGACAATGAAAATGCTTGCTCTGATGAGGTGTTTGATGTTGAGTCAAGTGAAGAAATGGAGGAACTGCAAGAGGATGACGTGGTAGGGAAGGCGTTGCAAAAGTGTGCGAAAATATCGACTGAGCTTCGGAAGGAGCTCTACGGGAGTTCTGCTGCTTCTTGTGAACGATACGCCGAAGTAGAAGCTTCTTCCGTGAGAATCGTTACGCAg AATGATGTTGATGTTGCATGTGGGGCTGCGGATTCTGGTTTTCAGCCAGTTCTCAAGCCATATCAACTAGTTGGTGTAAACTTTCTTCTTCTGTTGCATCGAAAGGGTATTGGAGGAG CTATATTGGCAGATGAGATGGGTCTTGGGAAAACCATTCAG GCTATTACATATTTAACTTTGCTGAAACATCTGAAAAATGATCCTGGTCCTCATTTGATAGTTTGTCCTGCCTCAGTTTTAGAAAACTGGGAAAGAGAACTTAAGAAGTGGTGCCCATCATTTTCTGTACTTCAGTATCATGGTGCTGGCAGAGCAGCTTACTCGAAAGAGTTGAGCTCTTTGTCCAAAGCTGGATTACCACCTCCATTTAATGTCCTCCTTGTGTGCTATTCACTTTTTGAAAGACACAG TGTGCAGCAGAAGGATGATCGTAAAATTCTGAAACGTTGGCATTGGAGCTGTGTGCTAATGGACGAGGCCCATGCTTTAAAGGATAAGAACAGCTATAGGTGGAAAAACCTAATGTCAGTTGCTCGAAATGCAAAACAGCGTCTTATGCTAACAGGCACACCACTGCAAAATGATTTACAC GAGCTGTGGTCGTTGCTAGAGTTCATGATGCCTGATCTTTTCGCCACTGAGGATGTAGACTTGAAGAAGCTACTAAATGCAGAAGATAGGGAGTTGGTTGGTCGTATGAAGTCCATTCTGGGACCATTCATCTTGAGGCGTCTGAAATCTGATGTCATGCAGCAACTCGTCCCAAAGATGCAACGG GTTGAGCATGTAATTATGGAGAAGCAACAAGAAGATGCATATAGGGAGGCCATAGAGGAGTATCGTACAATCTCACGAGCACGGATAGCTAAGCTTTCAGAATCTGATATGAATAATATTGTTGGAATTCTTCCTCAACGTCAGATCTCAAACTATTTTGTTCAGTTTAGAAAG ATTGCAAATCATCCATTATTAGTGAGGCGAATTTATAATGATGAGGATGTTGTTTGCTTTGCTAGAAGGTTACATTCAATGGGTGTTTTTGAATGTACCTTGGACAGAGTAATTGAGGAACTAAAGAATTACAATGACTTCTCTATTAATCGG CTTTTAATTCGCTATGGAATTACTGGTGGTAAAGGAACTCTTTCTGATGAGTATGTTATGCTTTCAGCTAAATGCCAG GCTTTAGCAAAGCTTCTCCCTTCACTCAAGAGAAGTGGGCATCGAGTTCTGATTTTTAGCCAATGGACATCAATGCTTGATATCTTAGAGTGGACTTTAGATGTTATTGGAGTTACATATAAACGGCTTGATGGAAG TACTCAGGTGACTGATAGGCAGACTATAGTTGATGATTTCAATAATGACACTTCAATATTTGCGTGCTTGTTGTCCACGAGAGCTGGAGGGCAGGGTTTGAACTTGACAGGAGCTGATACTGTAATTATCCATGACCTGGATTTTAATCCACAGATTGACCGGCAGGCTGAAGATCGTTGCCATCGAATTGGCCAAATTAGGCCAGTTACTATATACAG GCTGGTTACTAAAGGTACTGTTGATGAGAATGTTTATGAGATTGCAAAAAGGAAGTTGACTCTGGATGCTGCAGTGCTAGAGTCAGGTATTGATATAGAGAATGAAGGTGACACATCTGAGAAAACGATGGGACAAATACTGACATCACTACTGATGAACTAG